The Quercus lobata isolate SW786 chromosome 4, ValleyOak3.0 Primary Assembly, whole genome shotgun sequence genome segment TTAAAAACCTTCAGGCAGAACAGCTTACATTGTCCATAGATTGGCATAGATTGAAAAACTGGAATTGTGTGGTCCTTGTGGCTTATTAAGTTTGTACCTAAAAGATTGGATTTGTATTTGATCTTTACAACAATATTAAGATTTAGCAGTGTCCTCATAAGTACTCCACCTATATTTCTGCATGAGTTTTCCTTAGGTGTCAATTTAAATGATCAGGTGATGTTTGCAAGatgtttttcaaaacaacaaTGGGTAATACAGATCTTCCCTTTAAAACACCCTTGGCACCCACTTGTAAAAAGAGCTCCATTTCTATCTGGTTAGGTAAATCCTCATTTAAGAATTTGAATAAGAGGAATAGCCATAATCTACCTAGGGATACATAGTGTGGCATTCTGATGCCAATTTCTAAAATTgcagaaaataataaaactattattttcccttgcagaaaattaaatataCTTGTTTTAGAAACATCAGATTATGTTACATGGTCACTTGTCAACTAAAATGTTACGACTTTCAAGCTTGTGAAAGGTGATTATCATGAGCAAAATGCCTGTAGTTATTAGAAGCTTTGGGCTAGAAATAATTCAGAATGGTACATATTTTTCCAGATTTGGGGCTATTTTCAATATGGCACGGCTTCTCATGGATGATTTCAGAAATGAATTTGAGAAAGGGCCATGGTGGCAACGCCTTTTCAATGGATACAGTTTCACAACCTGGCTGGTGGTGTTAAATCTAGGTTCAACAGGACTTTTGGTTTCTTGGTTAATGAAATATGCTGACAATATTGTAAAGGTGACTCCTTTCACCTGTTTGCAGTTTCTGTGCTTTTGTCTGTTTCTCCATAAGTTTATATTGAGTGCCCATTTGGCTTGCACTTGTCTCATTGATACATTTTAATTGTGATAACTAGGAATGTATGGTATTTTTATTTGGGTACTTGGGATAAAACAACTCATTGTTCTCTTGCATTCCTCttaattgttgttttatttttgcttttgcttttgctttagGTGTATTCCACATCAATGGCAATGCCACTGACGACGGTTCTGTCTCTATTCCTCTTTGATTTCAGGCCAACGTTGCAGGTAAGATTCCATGCCTATGAAATTGGTTTCTTCTGCATTTcctataattttcttatttcGTAGTAAGCATTTGAGTACTATAACTGGATTGAAATTGTTTTATGTTCTATAGGAATTTTTAAATCAATGTTTTACCATTCTTTAGGACTAGTTAATGCCCTTAAATGCTATGAAAACATATAATTGGTTAGAAGTTTCAATTCATATCTTCGCCATTCATGGATAACAAGATCCTTGTAAAACTTGACTGTTTATCTGGTGCTCCTTATGTCATATTCACTTCCCATTTCATCTGGCAATTACCAaataatcagtttttttttttttttcttgtgctGCTGCAGCTTTTCTTGGGTATTGTTGTTTGCATGATGTCACTACACATGTATTTTGCCCCTCCAAGTATGCTAATCGATTTGCCAAAGATGCTAAATGAAGATTCAGAAAGTCTTCTTGAAGTTTATGTTGATCGAAGAACAGATTCATCATGATAATTTATCTCTAAGTGGAGTGCAACATTCTCTGGTATCTCTTTCTTGaagggaatatatatatatatatatatatatatatatatcagttcTGTCTTTTACTGTTTTACATTGCCTATTAAGATGTCTGAGTTTAGAAGATTTAGATGGAGAGAATCCTAACAAATGTCCATTAACATGTAACTGGTCTTctgtatttctttttcttttcttttcctttttatttttttattttttttatacaagatagaatttatact includes the following:
- the LOC115988092 gene encoding CMP-sialic acid transporter 1-like isoform X2 codes for the protein MTTDWKSVRLFPIPSIIYLIHNNVQFATLAYVDASTYQIMGNLKIVTTGILFRLFLRRKLSNLQWMAIVLLAVGTTMSQVKGCGEASCDSLFSAPIQGYMFGILSACLSALAGIYTEFLMKKNDDTLYWQNVQLYTFGAIFNMARLLMDDFRNEFEKGPWWQRLFNGYSFTTWLVVLNLGSTGLLVSWLMKYADNIVKVYSTSMAMPLTTVLSLFLFDFRPTLQLFLGIVVCMMSLHMYFAPPSMLIDLPKMLNEDSESLLEVYVDRRTDSS